Proteins found in one Fulvitalea axinellae genomic segment:
- a CDS encoding LamG-like jellyroll fold domain-containing protein produces MIPLFDYRPIRQLTLGCTLSLLFLTLLPLSSVNSQTLLSENANNSKIGRHFALNGGDSCVDFGEVSFKTEFTFSLWVKPETVHEYNTTIFSLGDRFLFNIDRFNRQLYAVKVNHMERRFPNSFIKERNWQHLTFRYKNEVIDLYQNGKKKGRIHFKFPNRKSYRMIIGGGPWRGHLKGKVAHPLFFSYALKSEKINKLHNDTKPKIDLKDNLSLFTGHDPESWKRSSDWKNLEHLLKENENAKTHLVFNNKETRSPQSGPVNSGNTGTISLWVLPKKDIGKMAMVNIGNSLVARLEYGQDITLIAHHKREHYLRGIKLSHRMPSHLVITFSEGDEVKFYLNGQLIEKQKMGPIWRTPISRIDLGTSYWGQSQNFVGSMYDVGIWTRELTEEEIRFLFSNSEKASLMLSPPKTKNVLTNKVWPLAVLVLASTGIPFFFIRKRRKASLSSAILENYKAPTIRLFGELEILNKKNFNVGQAMSPKIKEILIFILLRTLQNSSVKTAELNEIFWPGQNKEKTKNNRGVSIKRIRDVLKDCENIELVYERNGSWKVKLGDSTLCDYSVLKSLVSKTDNISIKQGMDILKKGAFIPYEKYDSLNEFRTEFLFLLTKAKESWIIKSDKITDLEKEEIKKILLTHQTSAKTSIA; encoded by the coding sequence ATGATACCCCTTTTTGATTACCGGCCCATTCGACAACTCACCTTAGGCTGTACACTGTCTTTACTATTTTTGACATTACTTCCCCTCTCCTCCGTAAACTCACAGACGCTTTTATCGGAAAACGCCAATAACTCAAAAATCGGGAGACATTTCGCATTAAACGGAGGGGACTCGTGCGTTGATTTCGGAGAAGTTTCCTTCAAAACAGAATTCACTTTCTCGCTTTGGGTAAAACCAGAAACAGTTCATGAATACAACACTACCATTTTTTCATTGGGCGACCGTTTTCTTTTTAATATTGACAGATTCAACCGCCAACTATATGCGGTAAAAGTGAATCATATGGAACGGAGATTTCCCAATTCATTTATTAAAGAACGGAATTGGCAACACCTAACCTTTAGATACAAAAACGAGGTTATTGACCTTTATCAAAACGGGAAAAAGAAAGGTAGAATTCACTTTAAATTCCCTAACCGAAAATCCTATCGAATGATTATTGGCGGAGGGCCTTGGAGAGGTCATCTCAAAGGAAAAGTAGCCCATCCACTATTTTTTTCTTACGCCCTGAAAAGTGAAAAAATCAATAAACTGCACAACGATACCAAACCAAAAATTGATCTTAAAGACAACCTTTCTCTTTTTACAGGGCATGACCCCGAAAGTTGGAAAAGATCTTCTGACTGGAAAAACCTTGAACACCTCTTAAAGGAAAATGAAAATGCGAAAACCCATTTAGTGTTTAACAACAAAGAAACTCGTTCGCCACAAAGTGGCCCCGTTAATTCCGGAAACACGGGTACAATCTCACTTTGGGTTCTGCCTAAAAAAGATATCGGCAAAATGGCGATGGTAAATATAGGCAACTCGTTAGTGGCTCGCCTCGAATACGGGCAAGACATTACACTAATCGCACATCATAAACGGGAACATTATTTAAGGGGAATTAAGCTTTCGCATCGTATGCCATCCCATTTGGTCATTACTTTTTCCGAAGGAGATGAGGTCAAATTTTACCTAAACGGCCAATTAATCGAAAAACAAAAAATGGGACCAATCTGGCGGACTCCTATTTCACGAATCGACCTTGGGACTAGTTATTGGGGACAAAGCCAGAATTTTGTTGGATCAATGTACGATGTCGGCATTTGGACTAGGGAATTAACCGAAGAAGAAATACGTTTCTTATTTTCCAATTCGGAAAAAGCTTCGTTGATGTTGAGTCCTCCGAAAACAAAAAATGTTTTGACGAATAAAGTCTGGCCATTAGCTGTTTTAGTGTTAGCCTCCACAGGCATACCGTTTTTCTTTATTCGAAAACGGAGAAAGGCTTCGCTTTCTTCGGCCATTTTGGAAAACTATAAAGCCCCCACAATCAGGCTATTCGGAGAACTTGAAATTCTGAACAAAAAGAATTTTAACGTAGGCCAAGCCATGTCTCCAAAAATAAAAGAGATACTTATATTTATCCTTTTACGCACACTTCAAAATTCCTCCGTCAAGACAGCCGAACTAAACGAAATCTTCTGGCCTGGCCAAAACAAAGAAAAGACAAAGAATAACAGAGGGGTTTCTATCAAACGAATTCGTGATGTCTTGAAAGATTGCGAAAATATTGAATTAGTCTATGAACGAAACGGCTCCTGGAAAGTAAAATTAGGCGATTCAACGCTTTGCGATTATTCGGTATTGAAATCTCTAGTTTCCAAAACCGATAACATATCGATTAAACAGGGAATGGATATCCTCAAAAAAGGCGCATTTATTCCGTATGAGAAATACGATTCATTAAACGAATTCAGAACAGAATTCCTCTTCCTTCTTACAAAGGCCAAAGAAAGCTGGATAATAAAAAGCGATAAAATAACCGACTTGGAGAAAGAAGAGATCAAAAAAATTCTGCTCACTCACCAAACATCGGCCAAGACCTCAATTGCCTAA